In one window of Chryseobacterium phocaeense DNA:
- a CDS encoding four helix bundle protein: MERKNEILDLSIRFSLDIIKYTELLEHSRKFVIANQLMKAGTSIGANVFEAQSAESRADFIHKLKIADKEAKEAEYWLLLCENSENYNFDPALKVQLLSIQKLLSKIISSAKRY; encoded by the coding sequence ATGGAAAGAAAGAATGAAATTTTAGATTTAAGTATCAGGTTTTCGTTAGACATCATTAAATATACTGAATTGCTTGAGCATAGCAGAAAGTTTGTCATTGCAAACCAGCTCATGAAAGCGGGAACTTCAATTGGAGCTAATGTTTTTGAAGCACAAAGTGCCGAAAGCAGAGCCGATTTTATCCACAAATTGAAAATTGCCGACAAAGAAGCTAAAGAAGCGGAATACTGGTTATTGCTTTGTGAAAACTCTGAGAACTATAATTTTGATCCGGCTTTAAAAGTCCAGCTGCTAAGTATTCAGAAACTGCTATCTAAAATAATTTCATCTGCCAAGAGATATTAG
- the der gene encoding ribosome biogenesis GTPase Der — translation MSNIVAIVGRPNVGKSTLFNRLLEKREAIVDSTAGVTRDRHYGKSDWNGVDFTVIDTGGYDVGTDDIFEEEIRKQVQLAVDEATSIIFMMNVEEGLTDTDYEIYRLLRRSNKPIYIVINKVDSAKEELPATEFYQLGIDKYYTLSSATGSGTGDLLDDIVKDFPTTEYKDPFEGLPKITIAGRPNVGKSTLTNALLDVERNIVTDIAGTTRDSIQTLYNKFGHEFVLVDTAGMRRKSKVNEDLEFYSVMRSIRSIEYSDVVIVMVDATLGWESQDMNIFGLAQKNRKGIVILVNKWDLVEDKQTNTMRDFEKSIKDKIGQFHDIPILFISALTKQRILKAVEVAMQVYEDRKKKIKTSKLNEVMLPIFEQTPPPANKGKYIKIKYCVQLPTPSPQFVFFCNLPQYVKEPYKRFTENQLRKEFGFTGVPIEVYFRQK, via the coding sequence ATGTCAAATATTGTCGCAATCGTTGGGCGTCCCAACGTAGGTAAATCCACACTTTTTAATCGTTTACTGGAAAAAAGGGAAGCCATCGTAGATTCTACGGCTGGTGTTACCAGAGACCGTCATTACGGAAAATCCGACTGGAACGGGGTAGATTTTACGGTTATTGATACCGGCGGATATGATGTAGGAACGGATGATATTTTTGAAGAAGAAATTCGCAAGCAGGTACAGCTGGCAGTAGATGAAGCTACCTCAATCATTTTTATGATGAATGTAGAGGAAGGTCTTACCGATACCGATTACGAAATTTACCGTCTTCTAAGAAGATCAAACAAGCCCATCTACATTGTGATCAATAAAGTGGATTCGGCCAAAGAAGAACTTCCTGCAACTGAATTCTATCAGTTGGGGATTGATAAATATTATACACTTTCTTCCGCTACAGGATCAGGTACCGGGGATCTTTTAGATGATATCGTTAAAGATTTTCCCACAACGGAATACAAAGACCCGTTTGAAGGCCTGCCTAAAATCACTATTGCCGGACGTCCGAACGTAGGAAAATCTACTTTGACGAACGCTTTACTTGATGTGGAAAGGAATATTGTAACGGATATTGCAGGAACCACAAGAGACAGTATCCAGACCCTTTACAATAAATTCGGACACGAGTTTGTTCTGGTAGATACTGCCGGAATGAGAAGAAAATCCAAAGTAAATGAAGATCTGGAATTCTATTCCGTGATGAGGTCCATCCGTTCCATAGAATATTCAGATGTGGTTATTGTTATGGTGGATGCCACTTTGGGATGGGAGTCTCAGGATATGAATATTTTCGGGCTGGCGCAGAAAAACAGAAAAGGAATTGTAATTCTGGTGAATAAATGGGATCTTGTAGAAGACAAGCAGACCAACACCATGCGTGATTTCGAGAAGTCCATCAAAGATAAGATCGGACAGTTCCATGATATCCCGATTTTGTTTATTTCAGCTTTAACCAAACAAAGAATCCTGAAAGCTGTGGAAGTGGCTATGCAAGTATATGAAGATCGCAAAAAGAAGATCAAAACCTCAAAACTGAATGAAGTGATGCTTCCTATTTTTGAGCAGACTCCACCGCCGGCGAATAAGGGAAAATATATTAAAATCAAGTACTGTGTACAGCTTCCGACGCCGTCTCCGCAGTTTGTATTTTTCTGCAACCTACCGCAGTACGTAAAAGAACCTTACAAAAGATTTACTGAAAACCAATTGAGAAAAGAATTCGGTTTCACCGGAGTTCCGATCGAAGTGTATTTCAGACAGAAATAA